From a region of the Arachis ipaensis cultivar K30076 chromosome B09, Araip1.1, whole genome shotgun sequence genome:
- the LOC107614735 gene encoding allene oxide cyclase, chloroplastic — protein sequence MGNRLLVFPTLLQKRRFRILKTPRRLNQKTVNSLGDLVPFTNKLYTGDLQKRIGITAGICILIQNKAEKGGDRYEAIYSFYLGDYGHIAVQGPYLTYEDTYLAVTGGSGIFEGVSGQVKLHQIVYPFKIFVHFNFYLKGIKDFPKELIVETVEPNPSVQASDAAKNLEPHATVPRFTD from the exons atgg GTAATAGACTATTAGTCTTTCCCACACTTCTGCAGAAAAGAAGGTTCCGGATCCTCAAAACACCGCGTAGATTGAACCAGAAAACTGTGAATTCCCTTGGTGATCTTGTACCCTTCACCAACAag TTGTACACTGGAGACCTTCAAAAGCGCATAGGCATAACAGCAGGTATCTGCATTTTGATccaaaacaaagcagagaaaggTGGTGATCGTTATGAAGCAATATACAGTTTCTACCTTGGTGACTATGGACACATTGCTGTTCAGGGTCCATACTTGACCTATGAAGACACATACCTTGCTGTCACAGGTGGTTCTGGAATCTTTGAAGGTGTTTCAGGCCAAGTCAAGCTTCATCAAATTGTGTACCCTTTTAAGATCTTTGTACACTTTAATTTCTATCTTAAGGGTATTAAGGATTTTCCAAAGGAGCTTATTGTTGAAACTGTTGAGCCTAACCCTTCTGTTCAGGCCTCTGATGCTGCTAAGAATCTTGAGCCACATGCTACAGTTCCTCGTTTTACTGACTGA